The Lycium ferocissimum isolate CSIRO_LF1 chromosome 1, AGI_CSIRO_Lferr_CH_V1, whole genome shotgun sequence genome includes a region encoding these proteins:
- the LOC132029393 gene encoding uncharacterized protein LOC132029393 isoform X3, translating into MGRKLSKAAKERWRKRKAAMEVSQNEADGPNNSGLPTDNEQSKHSQSAAFTSKGKVSKVNNMIVRRSNRLKSFGSFGKRQGKEAVHRVDLTDCDRDKEPHIEPIRDQADGPNHSELTTNNEQSKHSQSTAVLSKRKTSKASDVLVRQSGQLKSLGSFGKRQGRGSVHRVDLTNCDRDTVLRVEPISSKPIRNMSSSETIVDHLVQTRGKRPFASETPTNLNYKILYTNSEKKIEALMEENYRQAQELHYVLGKVKIYENMIGLVMNLSGGAVKLHPDAAALNSTPAPKSSLVKKKKNSVKRMKKN; encoded by the exons ATGGGAAGGAAGTTGTCGAAAGCCGCTAAGGAAAGATGGAGGAAGAGAAAAGCAGCCATGGAAGTATCCCAAAATGAG GCTGATGGTCCAAACAACTCTGGATTACCAACAGATAATGAGCAAAGTAAGCATTCTCAATCTGCAGCCTTTACCTCAAAGGGGAAAGTATCAAAGGTCAATAACATGATTGTTAGACGATCCAATCGACTTAAAAGTTTTGGTTCGTTTGGGAAAAGACAAGGGAAGGAAGCTGTTCATCGTGTCGATCTTACCGACTGTGATAGAGACAAGGAGCCGCATATTGAGCCAATCAGGGAT CAGGCCGATGGTCCAAATCACTCTGAGTTGACTACTAACAATGAGCAAAGTAAACATTCTCAATCTACAGCAGTTCTCTCAAAGAGGAAAACATCAAAGGCCAGTGACGTGCTTGTTAGACAATCTGGTCAACTTAAAAGTTTAGGGTCATTTGGGAAAAGACAAGGGAGGGGAAGTGTTCATCGCGTCGATCTTACCAATTGTGATAGAGACACAGTGCTGCGTGTTGAGCCAATTAGTTCTAAACCAATCAGGAACATGAGTAGCTCAGAAACGATAGTTGACCATTTGGTCCAGACT AGAGGCAAAAGGCCCTTTGCAAGTGAAACGCCGACAAACCTCAACTACAAAATTCTGTATACCAACTCAGAGAAAAAG ATTGAGGCCTTGATGGAGGAAAACTATCGACAAGCCCAGGAATTACACTATGTGCTTGGAAAAGTCAAGATA TATGAGAATATGATTGGACTTGTAATGAACTTGTCTGGCGGAGCAGTCAAACTTCATCCAGATGCTGCTGCTCTAAATTCTACCCCTGCACCGAAATCCTCTCTtgttaagaagaaaaagaacagTGTTAAAAGGATGAAGAAAAACTAG
- the LOC132029393 gene encoding uncharacterized protein LOC132029393 isoform X1, translated as MGRKLSKAAKERWRKRKAAMEVSQNEGDQNIQRASLASENEADGPNNSGLPTDNEQSKHSQSAAFTSKGKVSKVNNMIVRRSNRLKSFGSFGKRQGKEAVHRVDLTDCDRDKEPHIEPIRDQADGPNHSELTTNNEQSKHSQSTAVLSKRKTSKASDVLVRQSGQLKSLGSFGKRQGRGSVHRVDLTNCDRDTVLRVEPISSKPIRNMSSSETIVDHLVQTRGKRPFASETPTNLNYKILYTNSEKKIEALMEENYRQAQELHYVLGKVKIYENMIGLVMNLSGGAVKLHPDAAALNSTPAPKSSLVKKKKNSVKRMKKN; from the exons ATGGGAAGGAAGTTGTCGAAAGCCGCTAAGGAAAGATGGAGGAAGAGAAAAGCAGCCATGGAAGTATCCCAAAATGAG GGAGATCAAAATATTCAAAGGGCATCTTTAGCATCCGAGAATGAG GCTGATGGTCCAAACAACTCTGGATTACCAACAGATAATGAGCAAAGTAAGCATTCTCAATCTGCAGCCTTTACCTCAAAGGGGAAAGTATCAAAGGTCAATAACATGATTGTTAGACGATCCAATCGACTTAAAAGTTTTGGTTCGTTTGGGAAAAGACAAGGGAAGGAAGCTGTTCATCGTGTCGATCTTACCGACTGTGATAGAGACAAGGAGCCGCATATTGAGCCAATCAGGGAT CAGGCCGATGGTCCAAATCACTCTGAGTTGACTACTAACAATGAGCAAAGTAAACATTCTCAATCTACAGCAGTTCTCTCAAAGAGGAAAACATCAAAGGCCAGTGACGTGCTTGTTAGACAATCTGGTCAACTTAAAAGTTTAGGGTCATTTGGGAAAAGACAAGGGAGGGGAAGTGTTCATCGCGTCGATCTTACCAATTGTGATAGAGACACAGTGCTGCGTGTTGAGCCAATTAGTTCTAAACCAATCAGGAACATGAGTAGCTCAGAAACGATAGTTGACCATTTGGTCCAGACT AGAGGCAAAAGGCCCTTTGCAAGTGAAACGCCGACAAACCTCAACTACAAAATTCTGTATACCAACTCAGAGAAAAAG ATTGAGGCCTTGATGGAGGAAAACTATCGACAAGCCCAGGAATTACACTATGTGCTTGGAAAAGTCAAGATA TATGAGAATATGATTGGACTTGTAATGAACTTGTCTGGCGGAGCAGTCAAACTTCATCCAGATGCTGCTGCTCTAAATTCTACCCCTGCACCGAAATCCTCTCTtgttaagaagaaaaagaacagTGTTAAAAGGATGAAGAAAAACTAG
- the LOC132029393 gene encoding uncharacterized protein LOC132029393 isoform X5, whose product MGRKLSKAAKERWRKRKAAMEVSQNEGDQNIQRASLASENEADGPNNSGLPTDNEQSKHSQSAAFTSKGKVSKVNNMIVRRSNRLKSFGSFGKRQGKEAVHRVDLTDCDRDKEPHIEPIRDQADGPNHSELTTNNEQSKHSQSTAVLSKRKTSKASDVLVRQSGQLKSLGSFGKRQGRGSVHRVDLTNCDRDTVLRVEPISSKPIRNMSSSETIVDHLVQTYENMIGLVMNLSGGAVKLHPDAAALNSTPAPKSSLVKKKKNSVKRMKKN is encoded by the exons ATGGGAAGGAAGTTGTCGAAAGCCGCTAAGGAAAGATGGAGGAAGAGAAAAGCAGCCATGGAAGTATCCCAAAATGAG GGAGATCAAAATATTCAAAGGGCATCTTTAGCATCCGAGAATGAG GCTGATGGTCCAAACAACTCTGGATTACCAACAGATAATGAGCAAAGTAAGCATTCTCAATCTGCAGCCTTTACCTCAAAGGGGAAAGTATCAAAGGTCAATAACATGATTGTTAGACGATCCAATCGACTTAAAAGTTTTGGTTCGTTTGGGAAAAGACAAGGGAAGGAAGCTGTTCATCGTGTCGATCTTACCGACTGTGATAGAGACAAGGAGCCGCATATTGAGCCAATCAGGGAT CAGGCCGATGGTCCAAATCACTCTGAGTTGACTACTAACAATGAGCAAAGTAAACATTCTCAATCTACAGCAGTTCTCTCAAAGAGGAAAACATCAAAGGCCAGTGACGTGCTTGTTAGACAATCTGGTCAACTTAAAAGTTTAGGGTCATTTGGGAAAAGACAAGGGAGGGGAAGTGTTCATCGCGTCGATCTTACCAATTGTGATAGAGACACAGTGCTGCGTGTTGAGCCAATTAGTTCTAAACCAATCAGGAACATGAGTAGCTCAGAAACGATAGTTGACCATTTGGTCCAGACT TATGAGAATATGATTGGACTTGTAATGAACTTGTCTGGCGGAGCAGTCAAACTTCATCCAGATGCTGCTGCTCTAAATTCTACCCCTGCACCGAAATCCTCTCTtgttaagaagaaaaagaacagTGTTAAAAGGATGAAGAAAAACTAG
- the LOC132029393 gene encoding uncharacterized protein LOC132029393 isoform X2 gives MGRKLSKAAKERWRKRKAAMEVSQNEGDQNIQRASLASENEADGPNNSGLPTDNEQSKHSQSAAFTSKGKVSKVNNMIVRRSNRLKSFGSFGKRQGKEAVHRVDLTDCDRDKEPHIEPIRDADGPNHSELTTNNEQSKHSQSTAVLSKRKTSKASDVLVRQSGQLKSLGSFGKRQGRGSVHRVDLTNCDRDTVLRVEPISSKPIRNMSSSETIVDHLVQTRGKRPFASETPTNLNYKILYTNSEKKIEALMEENYRQAQELHYVLGKVKIYENMIGLVMNLSGGAVKLHPDAAALNSTPAPKSSLVKKKKNSVKRMKKN, from the exons ATGGGAAGGAAGTTGTCGAAAGCCGCTAAGGAAAGATGGAGGAAGAGAAAAGCAGCCATGGAAGTATCCCAAAATGAG GGAGATCAAAATATTCAAAGGGCATCTTTAGCATCCGAGAATGAG GCTGATGGTCCAAACAACTCTGGATTACCAACAGATAATGAGCAAAGTAAGCATTCTCAATCTGCAGCCTTTACCTCAAAGGGGAAAGTATCAAAGGTCAATAACATGATTGTTAGACGATCCAATCGACTTAAAAGTTTTGGTTCGTTTGGGAAAAGACAAGGGAAGGAAGCTGTTCATCGTGTCGATCTTACCGACTGTGATAGAGACAAGGAGCCGCATATTGAGCCAATCAGGGAT GCCGATGGTCCAAATCACTCTGAGTTGACTACTAACAATGAGCAAAGTAAACATTCTCAATCTACAGCAGTTCTCTCAAAGAGGAAAACATCAAAGGCCAGTGACGTGCTTGTTAGACAATCTGGTCAACTTAAAAGTTTAGGGTCATTTGGGAAAAGACAAGGGAGGGGAAGTGTTCATCGCGTCGATCTTACCAATTGTGATAGAGACACAGTGCTGCGTGTTGAGCCAATTAGTTCTAAACCAATCAGGAACATGAGTAGCTCAGAAACGATAGTTGACCATTTGGTCCAGACT AGAGGCAAAAGGCCCTTTGCAAGTGAAACGCCGACAAACCTCAACTACAAAATTCTGTATACCAACTCAGAGAAAAAG ATTGAGGCCTTGATGGAGGAAAACTATCGACAAGCCCAGGAATTACACTATGTGCTTGGAAAAGTCAAGATA TATGAGAATATGATTGGACTTGTAATGAACTTGTCTGGCGGAGCAGTCAAACTTCATCCAGATGCTGCTGCTCTAAATTCTACCCCTGCACCGAAATCCTCTCTtgttaagaagaaaaagaacagTGTTAAAAGGATGAAGAAAAACTAG
- the LOC132029393 gene encoding uncharacterized protein LOC132029393 isoform X4: MGRKLSKAAKERWRKRKAAMEVSQNEGDQNIQRASLASENEADGPNNSGLPTDNEQSKHSQSAAFTSKGKVSKVNNMIVRRSNRLKSFGSFGKRQGKEAVHRVDLTDCDRDKEPHIEPIRDQADGPNHSELTTNNEQSKHSQSTAVLSKRKTSKASDVLVRQSGQLKSLGSFGKRQGRGSVHRVDLTNCDRDTVLRVEPISSKPIRNMSSSETIVDHLVQTIEALMEENYRQAQELHYVLGKVKIYENMIGLVMNLSGGAVKLHPDAAALNSTPAPKSSLVKKKKNSVKRMKKN; the protein is encoded by the exons ATGGGAAGGAAGTTGTCGAAAGCCGCTAAGGAAAGATGGAGGAAGAGAAAAGCAGCCATGGAAGTATCCCAAAATGAG GGAGATCAAAATATTCAAAGGGCATCTTTAGCATCCGAGAATGAG GCTGATGGTCCAAACAACTCTGGATTACCAACAGATAATGAGCAAAGTAAGCATTCTCAATCTGCAGCCTTTACCTCAAAGGGGAAAGTATCAAAGGTCAATAACATGATTGTTAGACGATCCAATCGACTTAAAAGTTTTGGTTCGTTTGGGAAAAGACAAGGGAAGGAAGCTGTTCATCGTGTCGATCTTACCGACTGTGATAGAGACAAGGAGCCGCATATTGAGCCAATCAGGGAT CAGGCCGATGGTCCAAATCACTCTGAGTTGACTACTAACAATGAGCAAAGTAAACATTCTCAATCTACAGCAGTTCTCTCAAAGAGGAAAACATCAAAGGCCAGTGACGTGCTTGTTAGACAATCTGGTCAACTTAAAAGTTTAGGGTCATTTGGGAAAAGACAAGGGAGGGGAAGTGTTCATCGCGTCGATCTTACCAATTGTGATAGAGACACAGTGCTGCGTGTTGAGCCAATTAGTTCTAAACCAATCAGGAACATGAGTAGCTCAGAAACGATAGTTGACCATTTGGTCCAGACT ATTGAGGCCTTGATGGAGGAAAACTATCGACAAGCCCAGGAATTACACTATGTGCTTGGAAAAGTCAAGATA TATGAGAATATGATTGGACTTGTAATGAACTTGTCTGGCGGAGCAGTCAAACTTCATCCAGATGCTGCTGCTCTAAATTCTACCCCTGCACCGAAATCCTCTCTtgttaagaagaaaaagaacagTGTTAAAAGGATGAAGAAAAACTAG